From one Streptomyces sp. R41 genomic stretch:
- a CDS encoding SpoIIE family protein phosphatase — MSPVHPLDEAATARAVIDGNGTLVLWNEGARRLLGYAPEEVEGRPAADLLDPGSGESVLSEPTGNRWSGTLPLRHRDGRTLSVWLLAHRRETKGEWLLVTPLEGEDRRAYDDPLIRAVLTQSPCAMAIYDERLRLYGINDAMAEVIGLPEARVRGLRISEIGGQRESERLEENLYGVLVSGEGRDVEVYMRTGGRDRPHAWMARIAPLTDADGRVRGVCLAAHDFTEQYRARERLQLVNEASVRIGSTLDVTRTAQELADVCVPTLADFVSVDLLDPPEHGGEHHSEPPSTPITLRRAAHRSVNPGSPEAVVTLGAVDVYPASSPQADSLIAGRTIVAPDATTSLEEWLAWDKRRSERIAKYGIHATMSVPIRARGQTLGVAVLTRFRQPGSFTYDDVLLAEEVTARAAVCIDNARRFSRERETALALQRSLLPQSLPRTAALEAASRYLPAARAGVGGDWFDVIPLSGMRVAMVVGDVVGHGIQASATMGRLRTAVRTLADIDLAPDELLTHLDDLVVRLSEDAGVEGTTGEVGATCLYAVYDPVSRRSTFARAGHPAPYIVPPDGPPRQIELPAGPPLGLGGLPFESVELELREGTVLALYTNGLIESRGRDLDVAHQLLSRALEQSSQSLEWACHAILQALLPVGGAPDDIALLLARTHGLPPSQVATWDIPADPALVAPIRKQVADQLDVWGLSEATFTAELVVSELVTNAIRYGEPPIRLRLIHDARTLIFEVSDSSHTAPHLRRAKTYDEGGRGLLLVAQLTQRWGSRHTAEGKTIWAEMSLLGED; from the coding sequence ATGAGCCCGGTCCACCCCCTCGACGAGGCCGCCACGGCACGGGCAGTCATCGACGGGAACGGCACCCTGGTCCTCTGGAACGAGGGGGCCCGCCGATTGCTGGGGTACGCGCCGGAGGAGGTCGAGGGCCGCCCCGCGGCGGACCTGCTGGACCCCGGTTCGGGCGAGTCAGTGCTGTCCGAACCCACCGGTAACCGCTGGAGCGGCACCCTTCCCCTGCGTCACCGCGACGGACGCACCCTCTCCGTGTGGCTGCTCGCTCATCGCAGGGAAACGAAGGGCGAATGGCTCTTGGTCACCCCGCTCGAGGGCGAGGACCGGCGCGCCTACGACGACCCGCTGATCAGGGCCGTGCTCACGCAGTCGCCGTGCGCCATGGCGATCTACGACGAACGGCTGCGCCTGTACGGGATCAACGACGCGATGGCCGAGGTGATCGGTCTCCCGGAGGCCCGCGTCCGGGGTCTGCGGATCTCCGAGATAGGCGGCCAGCGGGAGAGCGAGCGGCTCGAGGAGAACCTGTACGGCGTGCTCGTCTCGGGCGAGGGGCGCGATGTGGAGGTGTACATGCGCACGGGCGGTAGGGACCGCCCGCACGCCTGGATGGCGCGGATCGCCCCGCTCACCGACGCCGACGGTCGCGTGCGCGGCGTGTGCCTGGCCGCGCACGACTTCACCGAGCAGTACCGGGCCCGGGAGCGGCTGCAACTGGTCAACGAGGCCAGTGTGCGCATCGGCAGCACCCTCGACGTCACCCGAACGGCGCAGGAGCTCGCCGATGTCTGCGTGCCCACACTCGCCGACTTCGTCAGCGTCGACCTGCTCGATCCGCCCGAGCACGGGGGTGAGCACCACTCCGAGCCGCCGAGCACCCCGATCACGCTCCGCCGCGCGGCCCATCGATCGGTGAACCCGGGCTCCCCCGAGGCGGTCGTCACACTCGGCGCGGTCGACGTCTACCCCGCCTCCTCACCGCAGGCCGACTCCCTGATCGCCGGCCGGACGATCGTGGCGCCGGACGCGACCACCTCGCTGGAGGAATGGCTGGCCTGGGACAAACGCAGGAGCGAGCGCATCGCGAAGTACGGCATCCACGCCACCATGTCGGTGCCCATCCGGGCCCGGGGCCAGACCCTGGGCGTCGCGGTGCTCACCCGGTTCCGGCAGCCCGGTTCTTTCACCTACGACGACGTCCTGCTCGCCGAGGAGGTCACGGCCAGGGCCGCCGTCTGCATCGACAACGCCCGGCGTTTCTCCCGCGAGCGTGAGACCGCCCTGGCCCTGCAGCGCAGCCTGCTCCCCCAGTCACTGCCCCGGACGGCGGCGCTGGAGGCGGCCTCGCGCTACTTGCCCGCGGCGCGTGCCGGGGTGGGCGGCGACTGGTTCGACGTGATCCCGCTGTCCGGCATGCGGGTCGCCATGGTCGTCGGCGACGTCGTCGGCCACGGCATCCAGGCCTCGGCGACCATGGGGCGGCTGCGCACCGCCGTCCGCACGCTCGCCGACATCGATCTGGCCCCGGACGAGCTGCTCACACACCTGGACGACCTCGTCGTGCGGCTGTCCGAGGATGCCGGGGTCGAAGGCACCACCGGGGAGGTCGGCGCCACCTGCCTGTACGCGGTGTACGACCCGGTCTCCCGGCGCTCCACCTTCGCCCGGGCAGGGCATCCGGCGCCGTACATCGTCCCTCCGGACGGTCCGCCCCGGCAGATCGAGCTCCCGGCCGGACCGCCGTTGGGCCTGGGCGGCCTGCCGTTCGAGTCCGTGGAACTCGAGCTGCGCGAGGGCACGGTGCTGGCGCTGTACACCAACGGGCTGATCGAGAGCCGCGGGCGGGATCTCGACGTCGCCCACCAGCTGCTGTCCCGAGCCCTGGAGCAGTCGTCCCAGTCCCTGGAATGGGCGTGTCATGCGATCCTGCAGGCGCTGCTTCCGGTCGGCGGTGCCCCGGACGACATCGCCCTGCTGCTCGCCCGCACACACGGCCTGCCTCCCTCCCAGGTGGCGACCTGGGACATTCCCGCCGACCCCGCCCTCGTCGCGCCGATCCGCAAGCAGGTGGCGGATCAGCTGGACGTCTGGGGGCTGAGCGAGGCGACGTTCACAGCCGAACTCGTGGTGAGCGAACTGGTCACCAACGCGATCCGGTACGGCGAGCCGCCCATACGGCTGCGCCTCATTCACGATGCCAGGACCCTGATCTTCGAGGTCTCCGACAGCAGCCACACCGCCCCGCATCTGCGCCGGGCGAAGACCTACGACGAGGGCGGCCGCGGACTGCTTCTCGTCGCCCAGCTCACCCAGCGCTGGGGGAGTCGGCACACCGCCGAGGGCAAGACCATCTGGGCGGAGATGTCGCTGCTCGGCGAGGACTGA